One genomic region from Onychostoma macrolepis isolate SWU-2019 chromosome 23, ASM1243209v1, whole genome shotgun sequence encodes:
- the fam3a gene encoding protein FAM3A has protein sequence MRFAVALRAVALVLLLGFTWLLANSMLGGDGNSLIRMLFSGGQEEPTPEPRPRKYKCGLSAPCPPKHLAFRLTSGAANVIGPKICLEDKILVSSAKNNVGRGLNVALVNGVNGDLLEVKAFDMWAGEVSELLKFLRPLHEGTLVFVASFDDPATKLNDEARRLFEELGSTAAKELSFRDSWVFVGAKGIENKSPFEQRMKNSKGSNKYEGWPESLEMDGCIPLRAPLET, from the exons ATGAGGTTTGCAG TGGCACTCCGTGCTGTTGCTTTGGTTCTTTTGTTGGGCTTTACCTGGCTTCTAGCAAATTCTATGCTAGGAGGGGATGGGAACTCCTTGATACGGATGCTGTTTAGTG GTGGACAAGAAGAGCCCACTCCAG AACCACGACCACGCAAGTACAAATGTGGCCTGTCTGCACCATGTCCCCCCAAACATCTCGCCTTCCGGTTGACCTCTGGTGCTGCCAATGTCATCGGCCCCAAAATCTGTCTGGAGGATAAAAT TCTTGTCAGCAGTGCTAAAAACAATGTTGGCAGAGGGCTCAATGTTGCCTTAGTAAATG GGGTTAATGGAGATCTTTTGGAAGTAAAAGCATTTGATATGTGGGCAGGAG AGGTTTCAGAGCTGCTGAAGTTCCTTCGTCCTCTACATGAAGGAACACTAGTATTTGTTGCTTCTTTTGATGACCCGGCCACCAA GTTAAATGATGAGGCTCGACGGCTGTTTGAGGAGCTGGGGAGCACAGCAGCGAAAGAACTGAGCTTTAGGGATAGCTGGGTGTTTGTTGGAGCCAAAGGAATAGAAAATAAGAGCCCATTTGAACAG cGAATGAAGAACAGTAAAGGCAGTAATAAATATGAAGGCTGGCCCGAGTCTCTGGAGATGGATGGCTGCATTCCTCTGCGCGCTCCTTTAGAAACTTAA
- the idh3g gene encoding isocitrate dehydrogenase [NAD] subunit gamma, mitochondrial: MHTHTTLMMATLTKALKPILGRQLGNTAKVFGAAVNSQRGKPTYAGQIIPPPAKYGGRHTVTLIPGDGIGPELLNHVRELFRFCCVPVDFEVVHVNSALTSEDDINNAIMAIRRNGIALKGNIETNHIMPPNHKSRNNLLRTSLDLYANVMHCQSLPGVQTRHKNIDIIIIRENTEGEYSSLEHESVSGVVESLKIITRNNSLRIADYAFKLARDKGRHKVTAVHKANIMKLGDGLFLQCCKEVASGYPDIEFDSMIVDNTTMQLVSKPHQFDVMVMPNLYGNVVSNVCAGLVGGPGLVPGANYGRDYAVFETATRNTGKSIANRNIANPTAMLLASCLMLDHLKIHDYANMIRGAILTTMNETRLHTVDIGGQGTTSEVVQSIMRIIQSGGPLTTEI; this comes from the exons ATGCACACGCATACTACTCTCATGATGGCCACTCTTACTAAAGCTTTAAAACCAATCTTGGGAAGGCAGTTGGGAAATACAGCAAAG GTCTTTGGCGCAGCAGTCAACAGTCAAAGAGGAAAACCTACATACGCA GGACAAATCATA CCTCCTCCTGCCAAGTATGGAGGTCGGCATACTGTAACATTGATTCCTGGAGATGGGATTGGACCAGAACTGCTTAACCATGTGCGAGAGCTCTTCAG GTTCTGCTGTGTTCCTGTGGACTTTGAGGTGGTACATGTAAATTCTGCATTAACCAGTGAGGATGACATCAATAATGCCATTATGGCCATTCGCCGCAATGGAATTGCTCTTAAGG gtaACATTGAGACTAACCACATAATGCCCCCTAACCACAAGTCACGGAACAATCTTCTACG cacGAGTCTGGATCTGTACGCCAATGTGATGCACTGCCAGTCACTTCCTGGAGTTCAGACGCGCCACAAAAACATCGACATCATCATCATTAGAGAAAATACAGAGGGCGAGTACAGCAGTCTGGAGCATGAG AGTGTATCAGGAGTTGTGGAGTCTCTAAAAATCATCACACGGAACAACTCCCTCCGCATCGCTGACTATGCCTTCAAACTGGCCCGAGATAAAGGTCGCCACAAGGTCACGGCCGTCCACAAGGCTAACATCAT GAAACTGGGGGATGGGCTGTTCTTGCAGTGCTGTAAGGAGGTGGCCTCTGGATACCCAGACATTGAGTTTGATAGTATGATTGTAGACAACACCACTATGCAG CTTGTTTCCAAGCCCCACCAGTTTGATGTCATGGTGATGCCTAACCTCTATGGGAACGTGGTCAGCAATGTGTGTGCGGGGCTGGTGGGTGGACCCGGTCTGGTGCCTGGTGCCAACTACGGGCGAGACTACGCTGTGTTTGAAACG GCCACCAGGAATACAGGAAAGAGTATTGCCAACAGGAACATTGCCAACCCCACTGCCATGCTGCTTGCCAGCTGCCTCATGTTAGATCATCTCAA AATTCATGACTATGCCAACATGATCCGCGGTGCGATTCTCACCACCATGAACGAGACCAGG TTGCACACAGTTGACATTGGGGGTCAGGGCACTACCTCAGAAGTGGTTCAGTCTATCATGAGGATCATCCAGAGCGGCGGTCCCCTCACCACTGAGATCTAA